One genomic segment of uncultured Tolumonas sp. includes these proteins:
- a CDS encoding DNA/RNA non-specific endonuclease: MFKNSITLALCLISTSAFATNCPQHYFNGQEPKLTIPLQQDQELCYTAFATGYSYSSKTAFYSAEHLTKKNVAAAKTLERIDSFHEDANLPEATRAELTDYKGSGFDRGHLAPNADMPNKNAQHESFSLANMVPQLHANNAGIWSDIETTTRVMATKYGDVYVVTGGLYNASTQKLKNRIPVPNAMFKAIYTPKTGEAGVYVSDNNADGHYKVISVDQLKKISGLDVFPSIPAKAKAIPAELPEAQRIKGKKAVLDKKLHKLKSLLVSHLG, encoded by the coding sequence GTGTTTAAAAACAGTATTACCTTGGCATTGTGTCTGATTAGTACATCAGCATTCGCAACAAACTGTCCTCAGCATTATTTTAATGGTCAGGAACCCAAACTGACGATCCCCCTGCAACAAGATCAAGAGCTTTGCTACACCGCGTTTGCGACCGGTTATTCGTATTCCTCAAAAACAGCTTTTTATTCAGCTGAACATCTGACCAAAAAGAATGTAGCTGCCGCAAAAACGTTAGAACGTATTGATTCATTTCATGAAGATGCCAATCTACCTGAAGCAACCAGAGCTGAACTAACTGACTATAAGGGAAGCGGATTTGATCGTGGGCATCTGGCTCCGAATGCCGATATGCCAAACAAAAATGCCCAACATGAGTCATTTTCATTAGCCAATATGGTTCCGCAGCTGCATGCCAATAATGCCGGTATCTGGAGCGACATAGAGACAACGACGCGAGTCATGGCCACCAAATACGGTGATGTGTATGTCGTCACTGGCGGGCTATATAACGCCTCCACACAGAAACTGAAAAACCGGATCCCGGTTCCTAATGCCATGTTCAAAGCGATTTACACACCGAAAACCGGCGAAGCGGGTGTGTATGTTTCTGATAATAATGCGGATGGGCATTACAAAGTCATTTCTGTCGATCAATTGAAAAAAATAAGCGGTCTGGATGTATTTCCCAGCATACCGGCAAAAGCCAAGGCCATTCCAGCCGAACTTCCCGAGGCTCAACGGATAAAAGGCAAAAAAGCAGTCTTAGACAAAAAGCTGCATAAGTTAAAAAGTTTGCTTGTTAGTCATCTCGGTTAA
- the fis gene encoding DNA-binding transcriptional regulator Fis — MLDQTVTSEALVTTVTHAQTHQPVQRPLRDSVQQALRNYLAQLNGQDVTELYDMVLSEVEAPMLDIIMQYTRGNQTRAATMMGINRGTLRKKLKKYGMN; from the coding sequence ATGTTGGATCAAACCGTGACTTCTGAAGCTCTGGTGACTACAGTCACTCACGCACAAACTCATCAACCAGTGCAACGCCCACTGCGTGACTCCGTTCAGCAGGCTTTACGCAACTATCTGGCGCAATTGAATGGTCAGGACGTCACTGAACTGTACGACATGGTTCTGAGTGAAGTTGAAGCGCCTATGCTCGACATTATCATGCAGTACACCCGTGGTAACCAGACCCGTGCTGCAACCATGATGGGCATCAACCGCGGTACCCTGCGTAAGAAACTGAAAAAATACGGCATGAACTAA